The Azospirillum baldaniorum genome segment TGCGCGGCGGCGGCGGCCAGTTCGCCTTCCAACTTGGTCCGGGCCTCGCGCAGCGCCTTCAGGTCGGCCTGGAGGCTGGCGGCCTCGGCCAGCTTCAGCTCGATGGTTTCCTTGTCGGCGCGGATTGTGCGCTGCAACTCCTCCGCCGCGCGGGTGGCGTGGTCGAGGTCGCCCTGCAGCGTGGCGATGCGGCCGGTCATGGTGTCCCGCGCCGCGACGGAGCCCTGAAGCTCCGCGGAGAGCTGGGCGACGTTGATGCGCAGGTCGGCGTTGGCGTCCCGCTCCAGAGCCAGCAGGTCGTTCAGCTCCGCCACCTTGCGGTTCAGGCTGCCGAGCTGCTCGTCACGCCCGGTCAGGGCGGTCGCCATGTAGAACTGGGCGACGACGAAGATCATCAGCAGGAAGATGACCACCATGACGAGGGACGACAGCGCGTCCACCCATCCGGGCCATGCGCTGGCCTCGCGGTGGCCGTTGCGGCGGCTGATGCTGGGCATGGCGGGGTGTCCCTCCGGCGATTGCAACCCCTCTCCCGCCGCGGAAGAGGGGAGACAGGTCAGCGCTGTTCCGATTCCTCGGCCAGGGCGGCGATGGTGCGGGCCAGCAGCTTGATCTCGCTGCGGATCTCCTGCACCGCCTGGACCCGGCCGGTGGACGACTCCTCGACCATGCGGGCGAGGTAGATGTCCATGTTGCGCAGATGCTGGCGCGAGGCGTCGTCGAAGCCGCCGATCGCCGCGTCGGACAGCCGGTCGAGCAGTCCCTTCATCTCAAGCTGGCTCTCGCCGAGCCGCAGGAGGAGCTGCTGTTCGGCGCGCATCTGGTCGGTCAGGGTGCTCAGCCGTTCGGTCAGGGCCATCAGGTTGGCGTTGGCCGAGCGGCGGCCCTCCTCGGCGGTGGCGACGGTGCGCTGCAGCGAGTCGAGGTTTTCCGCCGTCTGCTCCAGGAGCGCCGTCAGATAGGCGGGCATCGACTGGTCGCCGGTCTCCAGGCTGCCGCCGGCTCCGCTCGATAGGCGGGTGGCGCCGGACAGCCAGTCCTCGACATCCTGGAAGAAGCGGTTGTGCGCCTGGCTGGCCTGAAGCTCCAGGAAGCCCAGCACCAGTGAGCCCGCCAGACCGAACAGCGAGGAACTGAAGGCCGTGCCCATCCCGGTCAGCGGCGCCTCCAGCCCGTGCTGGAGGTTGCTGAACATCGCCCCGACGTCGCCGCCCTGCACCGACAGCCCGCCGATCACCGAGCCGACCGACTGCACCGTGTGCAGCAGGCCCCAGAAGGTGCCGAGCAGGCCGAGGAAGATCAGCAGACCGATCAGATAGCGCGACAGCTCCCGCGACTCGTCCAGCCGCGAGGCGATGCCGTCGAGCAGCGAGCGCATCGACAGCGCCGACAGGGTCAGCCGGCCGCGCCGTTCCCGCAGCATGCGCGCCATCGGGGCGAGCAGCACCGGCTCCGGCGCGGCGACGGCGGGGTTGCCGGACTGGAAATGCTCCAGCCACGCCACCTCGGGCCGCAGCATCAGAACCTGGCGGAAGATGAACAGGATGCCGGCGAGCAGCGTGCCGAGGATCAGCCCGTTCAGCGCCGGGTTGTTCATGAAAGCGGCGCGCAGGGCCGGGAACAGCAGGGCCGTCACGCTTCCCACGACCACCAGGAAGAGGATCATCCGTGTCAGGAAGCGCTCCGGGCGCGTCATCGGGGAAGGCTCCTCAAGAGGGTGGGACGACGGGGCGATGGCGGCCATGGGCACTCTCGTCCAGGGAAGGGGGCAGGCGGTACGGCTTACAGAGAACAGCTCACTGATTCAGGAACTCGACGTCCAGCCGGTCCGGCGCGCCGCCAGCCGCCTCCATGCCCATCGCGCGGATGTCGACGCGCGTGCTGGCGATGCCGGCGGTCCCCAGCCGTTCGCGGACGGCCAAGGCGCGGGCCAGCGACAGCTGCCGCGCCTCGCGCGCCGTCTCCGGCGTGCCGCTGGCGTAGGAGCGGATCTGCAGGCGAAGCTGCGGGTTGGCGTTCATGCGCTCCGCGATGGCGTTCAGACGGGTCTGGGCCGGTTCGGGCAAGGCGGTGGCGGTGCCGTCGAACAGCACGGTCAGCGGCTCCATCCGGGGCAAGGCGGGCGCCGCGGGCGCCTTCGGAGTCGGCGGCGGCAGGGCGGCGGTCTGCGTCCGGTCGGGAGGCGGCGATGCCGCCGGCCGGTTCGCGGCCGGCACCGGCGGCGCGCCTTCCGGCATGGCCGGCGGGGGCGGGCTGGCGCCCACGGAAATCTGCGGCAGATCCGGCGCCGTCATCAGGGTCGGGGCCTTGAAGACGGGCGGGGCCGGCGGGGCCGGCGGCGGGAAGATGTCGGGCCGCGGCGGGATCGGCAACGGCTGCGCGTTCTCCAGCGTCAGGCCACCCGCATTGGCGGCGTTGGCCGGGGCCGGGGCGGCGGTGCTGGTCGGGGGCGGCGCTGTGCCCGGCGAGGAGCAGGCGGTCACCGCCAGGGACAGAGCCACGGCCGCGGCGGCGGAGAGGACGCGTGGGGGTACCGACCGCCCGGCGGGCGCGTTCGGAGAACGGCTCATGCGTCCGACAATCCTCATGGTGACCAGCGCGTTGTTCCCAGTGACACGGAAAAGCGTTGGTACCATAGCCCTTCGATCGGCGTAGGGACAACGCCCTTTGGGCCGCGCGGCGTGTTTCCCCACCAAAGCGCGGCCCTCGCTACCCCAACGTCATGAAGGGCTTATGGCTCGGCCGGAGGTCAGCCCTGACCGGCGTCCGCCGCACCGGCCGTCCCGGCGGGGGCTGAGCGCACCTTGCGTTCCGTCGCACCGCGCAGGATCTTGGCGATCGGCAGATGGAAGTGGGCGTTGGCCGCCAGGATCGTGCCGCCGAACACCGGGTTGCGCCCGCCGCCGATCTCGCCGACGAAGCCGCCGGCCTCGGTGACCAGAAGCTGGCCGGCCGCGGCGTCCCAGGGGGCGAGACCGCGCTCCCAGTAGCCGTCGTAGCGGCCCGCCGCGACGTAGGCGAGGTCGAGCGAGGCGGCGCCGAAGCGGCGGATGCCCGCGACCTCCTTCATCAGGGCCTCGGCCTCCACCAGGAAGCCGGCATGGTCGCCGCGGCCTTTGAAGGGAATGCCGGTGGCGATCACCGCGTCGGCGAGGTTGCGGCGCTCCGACACGCGCAGGCGCTGGTGGTTCAGGAAGGCGCCCTGGCCCTTCTCAGCCCAGAACATCTGGTCGTGCACCGGCTCGTACACGACGCCGGCGACGATCTCGCCGTTCTTCTCCGCGGCGATGGAGATCGCCCAGTGCGGGATGCCGTGCAGGAAGTTGGTGGTGCCGTCCAGCGGGTCGACGATCCAGCGGGCGGTCGGGTCGCTGCCCTTGCTGGCGCCCGTCTCCTCCATGAGGAAGCCGAAATCCGGACGGGCCTTCTGCAGCTCTTCGCGCAGCAGCTTTTCCGCCTTCATGTCGGCGGCGGACACGAAGTCCGCCGGACCCTTGCGCGACACCTGGAGGTGCTCGACCTCGCCGAAGTCGCGGACAAGGCCGCGGGCCGCCTTTTCGGCGGCGCGGACCATCACGTTGATAAGGGCGGAGCGGGTGGCCATGGGCGTGCTTTATCTCGTGCGGAACCGGAAAAAGAATACACCGGCCCCTGCCTTAAGCGAGAGCCGGTGCGCAGAAAATCAGCCGGGACGGTCAGTCCTTGGCGCGCTCGACATACTCGCCGGTCTGGGTGTCGACGACGACGCGGGTGCCCGACTCGATGTGCGGCGGGACCAGGATCGACACGCCGTTTTCCAGCTTCGCCGGCTTGTAGGAGGAGGAGGCCGTCTGGCCCTTCACCACCGGGTCGGCCTCGGTGATCTGCAGCGTGACCTTGCCGGGGATCTCGACGCCGAGCGGCGCGCCCTCGAAGGACTGCACGGTGACTTCCATGCCGTCCTGCAGGAACACCTTCTGGTCGCCGATGATCTCGCCGGGGATGGCGGTCTGCTCGTAGCTTTCCTTGTCCATGAAGGTGTAGCTGTCGCCTTCGGCGAACAGGAAGGTCATCTCGTGCTCGTCCAGGCGGGCGCGCTCGACCGTCTCCTGGGTGCGGAAGCGCTCGATCGACTTGTTGCCGGTGCGCACATCCTTCATTTCAAGCTGGATGAAGGCGCCGCCCTTGCCGGGCTGGACGATGGCGGTCTTCGTGATGACCCAGAGCTTCCCGTTATGCTCCAGCACATGGCCGGGACGCATCGTGTTGGCGTTGACCTTCATGACATACTCGTGATTTCCAGGAGACAGGCGGCGCGGAACCTAGCAGCTTGCCGGGCCGGTGGCAACGCCGGGTGGGGCTCAATCGGCGTTCTGCGCCTTCTTTGTCCATTTTCGCCGCCGTTCCCACTCTGCTAAGCAGCGTCATCGCTCCGTCAGTGAAGGCCATCATGTCCCCCGTCACGCCCGCCTGGGCTCCCGAGACTTTCGCCCGCCGCCGCCCCCATCTGGCCGTGCGCGGCCGCGTGCTGGGCGCCGTCCGCCGCTTCTTCGAGGAGAACGCCTTCCTGGAGGTGGACACCCCGGCGCTCCAGGTCTCGCCGGGGATGGAGCCGCACCTCCAGGCCTTCGCGACGGAACTGGTGGGGCCGCACCCCGACGACCGGCTGCGGCTGCACCTGCACACCAGCCCCGAATTCGCCATGAAGAAGCTGCTGGTGGCGGGACTGCCGCGCATCTACCAGATCGCCCACGTCTTCCGGAACGGCGAGCGGTCGGCCACCCACGCGCCGGAATTCTCCATGCTCGAATGGTACCGGGCGGGGGAGGGCTACCGGACGCTGATCCGCGACTGCGAGGACTTGGTGCGCGAGGCGGCGGTCGCCGCCGGGCGGACGCGATTCGACTTCCGCGGCATGACCTGCGACCCCTTCAAGGAGTGGCGGGTGCTGACCGTGCAGGACGCCTTCCGCGAGTATGCCGGGATCGACCTGCTGGAAACCTTCGACGGCAGCCACGATCCCGACCCGGCCCCGCTGGCCGCCATGGCGCGGGCCATCGGCATCGCTCCGCACGACGGCGACCGCTGGGAGGACATCGTCTTCCGCATTATGTTCGACCGGATCGAGCCGCATCTCGGCGCGGGCGTGCCCTGCGTGCTCACCGACTATCCCGTCTGCATGGCCGCCCTGTCGCGCCCCAAGCCCGAGGACCCGCGGCTGGCCGAGCGGTTCGAGCTGTACGCCTGCGGCCTGGAACTCGCCAACGCCTTCGGCGAGCTGACCGACGCCCGTGCCCAGCGCGCCCGCTTCGAGGCCGACATGGATTTGAAGGAGCGCATCTACGGCGACCGTTTCCCGGTGGACGAGGATTTCCTCGCTGCGCTGGAGCATGGCATGCCGGAATGCAGCGGCATCGCGCTGGGCTTTGACCGGCTGGTCATGCTGTGCAGCGGGGCGGAGCGCATCGACGAGGTGCTGTGGCTGCCGGTGGCGGGGGCCTGACCCCACCCGCCACCCGGTACCGGCGTCTTCAGGCGGTGACGTCGATCACCACGCGGCCGCGCACCCGACCGTCGAGGATCTGGCCGGCCAACTCCGGCAGCTTCGACATCGGCTCCACCGTGTACATCGCCTTCAGGTGGTCCTTGTCGAGGTCGCGGGCCAGCCGCGCCCAGGCGCGCTCGCGCCGCGCCGCCGGAGCGGCGACCGAATCGACGCCGATCAGCGTGACGCTGCGCAGGATGTGCGGCAGCACCGTGCCCGGCAGGTCGGCGCTGCCCGCCAGCCCGCAGGCGGCGATGGCGCCGCCCCAGACGGTCTGCGACAGGGCGTTGACCAGCGTGATGCCGCCCACCGAATCGACGCCGCCGGCCCAGCGCTCCTTCTGGAGCGGCGGGCCTTTCTCCTGAAGGGTGGCGCGGTCGATGAAGCCGGTGGCGCCCAGGCCGGACAGGTACTCGTGGGTCTCGGGCCGTCCGGTGGAGGCGGTGACCGGGTAGCCGGCCTTGGTGAGCAGGGCGACCGCGACGGAACCGACGCCGCCGGCCGCCCCGGTGACCAGAACCTCCTTGCCGCCGGGCTGGATCGTGCCCCAATCCTCCAGAGCGTCGACGCAGAGCGCCGCGGTGTAGCCGGCGGTGCCGATGCCCATCGCCTCCTCCGGCGAGAAGACGTCGGGCAGGCGGATCAGCCATTCCGGCTTCACGCGCTGGAACCGGCTGTAGCCGCCCCACTGGGTTTCCGACAGGCCCCAGCCGTTGACGATGACCTTGTCGCCGGCCTTCCAGTCGGCGGAGCGCGATTCCACGACCGTGCCGGCGAGGTCGATGCCGGCGACCATCGGCAATTTGCGGGCGATCCGGCCCTTGCCGGAGACGGCGAGGCCGTCCTTGTAGTTCAAGGTGGAGTAGGCGACCTCGACCAGCACGTCGTGATCGGGCAGGTCGGTCAGGCTCAGCGGCTTGAAGCCCCCCTTGGGCTTGCCGTCGGCGTCTTCGATGATGAAGGCGGTGAAGGTGTCGGCCATGCGGATTCCTCTCCCGGGTCGGGTTCTTGATTGGGGGAAAGCCTAGCACGGACGCGGTGATGGACAAGAGGCGGGGAGGGTGGAGCGAACGGGCGGCGCCCGCGCGCTCCACCGGGGTGCGGATCAGAAGGTGATCCTGGTCTGGAGCGCGATCACGTCCACGTGGGCCTTGTAGTCGGCGGACAGGTTGCCGCGGAAGGCGTCGCTGCCCGTCAGGTTGTCGCGCAGGTCGATCTTGGCCTTGTTGGCGAAGATGTGGCTGTAGCCGATGTCGGTCCGGATGTTGTCGGTGACTTGGTAACCGGCGCCGATCGACACCCAGTAACGGTCCTCGTCCGGGATGCGCGGCGTGCGGTACTGGTCGCTGACCGGGGTCTGGTCATAGGCCACGCCGAAGCGCAGGGTCAGCTTCTCGTTCCACTTGTAGGCGGCGCCCAGCGCGAAGAACCAGGAATCGTCCCAATTCTCGTCGGTCACCGTGTCGGTGCGCAGTGGGTTGCGGTAGCGGATGCGCAGTTCCTTGAAGCGTGACCAGTTGGTCCATTGCGCGTCGGCCATCACGGCGAAGGAGCTGGTCAGCTCATGGTAGGCGCCGAAGGAGATGATGTCCGGCGTGGCGACCTTCGCCCGCACCGGCGAGCCGGCGAAGCTGGCCTGGAGCGCCGGAGTCGCGGGAACGCCCTCGAACTTCGAATCGCCGTCCAGCTCATGGAAGACGGAGGAGCGGTAGGAGACGCCGAAGCGGGTGCCCTTGGCCGGCTCGTACAGCATGCCGGCGGTGAAGCCGACGCCCCAGTCGTCGCCCTTCACCTCGCCCACGCCGTCGCGCGAGCCCGGCGCGATGGGAACGCCGGTGGCCGCCAAGATGGAGCCGAAATCCACGGCCTGGCTCAGACGGGCCTTGGCGTACTGGAACTGCAGGCCGCCGGCGATGGTCAGGTCCGGCATCAGCCGGTAGGACACGGTCGGGGAGATGTTGATGGTCAGCAGGCTGGAATGGATGCCGTGGTAACGGCCGGTCCAGCTTTCCGGATAGTCGGTGGACAGGCCCCAGGGCGCGGTGATGGCGAGGCCCAGCTTCACGTCCGGCGACACTGTGTAGGCCAGATAACCCGACGGAATCACCGCGTCCATGCCGATGTCTCCGGGGTCGGAGGTGCCCTGGATGGTGCTGCCGCCCAGCCGCGTGGCACGGGTGCCGCGGGCGTTGCTGGTCTTCGAGGTCGGGAACACGCCGCTCAGCACGCCGACCGCCTGATTCCCCTCGATGGTCCCCAGGGCCGCGGGGTTGAAGAAGAGGCCAGTGGCATCGCCCATGCCGTTGGCGGTGGCGCCCGCGAAGGAGGTTCCCTGGCCCGAGGCGCTCTGCTCCTTCAGCAGATAGCCGGCGGCCCCGGCCGGCAGCGGGGCCGCGATGGCGACAACGGCGACGGCGGCGAGCAGATTCCCCTTCAGTGACCCTTTGGACATGCGTTTCTCCCCAATTTCGTTATTTGACGCAATGATACACAGATTGACGTTAACGTAAAGTGGCCCCGCTGAAAAAATGTTGGGCCAACAAATCATGCGCCCGCGGGTGTACTTGGGGGAGGGGAATGCCCGCTACGGTCGATTCGCCGCGGCATGAGGACGCGGGTGTGAAAATCGGGATATTGGGGGCGCTCAGCCCAGCCAGCCGGCGACCATGGCCATGCCGGCGCCGATCACCCCTTGGGCGTCGGTCCAGATCAGCTTCGCCGTGATGGCGATGGAGGCGACGACCAGCATGGGCCGCACGATGGCGGCGCCGTTGCGGATGACCATGTGCGCGCCGATCTGCGCGCCGATCATCTGGCCCACTCCCATCAGCAGTCCGGCTACCCAGGCGATCTGGCCGCCGGCCAGGAAGAAGAGGAGGGCGGCGATGTTGCTGGTGAAGTTCAGCACCTTCGTGTGGGCGGTCGCCTTGCGCAGGTTGAAGCCGAGCAGCGAGACGAAGGCGATGGCGAAGAAGGTGCCGGTGCCCGGCCCGAAGAAGCCGTCGTAAAAGCCGATCCCCATCCCGGCGAGCAGGGCGAATCCACGCTCCCCGATGCGCTGCTGCGCGTCGATCTCGCCGGCCTTCGGCGAGACGAGCAGCCAGATGGCGATGCCGATCAGCAGCACCGGGATGACGTTGCGCAGGAATCCCGGATCGATCATCTGGACGATGATGGCGCCCGCCGCGGAGCCGGCGAAGGTGCAGCCGATCATCACCGCCATGTCGCGCGGCTTCACCTCGCCGCCGCGGGTGAACTTCACCGCGGCGGAGAAGGAGCCGAAGCTGGATTGCAGCTTGTTCGTCGCCAGCGCCTGCGCGGGCGACAGGCCGGCCCAGAGCAGGGCGGGGAGGGTCAGAAGCCCGCCGCCCCCGGCGATGGCGTCGACGAAGCCCGCGACAAGGCCGACCGCGAACAGCGCGGACAGCGTCTCGATGGAAAGGAGGTCCATGATCCGGCGGCGGCCTTCGTTACCCTTCGGCCGCGGCGATGGCGGCGTTGAACGCCTTCACGGCGGTACCCGGCCCATCGGGATGGTTCCACACGGCGCCGACCACGGCCAGGAAATCGGCCCCGGCGCTCACCAGCGGCCCGCAATTCTCCTGGGTGATGCCGCCGATGGCGACGCAGGGAACCTCCATCAACTCCGACCACCACCGGAGCAGCTCCGGCTCCGCCTTGAATTCGGCGTCCTTGGTGGTGGTGGGGAAGAAGGCGCCGAAGGCGACGTAATCGGCTCCGGCCTCGCCCGCTTCCATGGCGAGATGGCGGCTGTCGTGGCAGGTCACGCCGACGATGGCGTCGTTTCCGACGATCCGCCGCGCCTGGGCGTAGGGCGTGTCTTTCTGCCCGACATGCACGCCGTCGCAGCCAGTCTCGCGGGCCAGTTCGGGATGGTCGTTCAGGATGAAGGCCACACCGCGGTCCTGGGCGATCGGGCGCAGGGCGTCGCAGGCCCGGCGCACGGCGTCGTCGGAGCAGTCCTTCAAACGCAACTGGACGCAGGCGACATCGCCAGCGTCCAGCGCTTCGGTCAGTTTCGGCGCGAACGCCGCCGGTTCCAGGACCGGCGGCGTCACGAGGTAGAGCCGACAGGCGGTTTCGGTCACCCGAGGCGATCCTTACTCTTTGCCCTGGTAGATCTTCATGATCCGGTCGAGCAGCTTCAAAGCGTCTTCGCGCGGGCGCTGGAAGGCGTTGCGGCCGATGATCGAGCCGTTGCCGCCGCCGTCGCGGATCGCGCGGGCGTCCTCGAACACCGCGTCCTCGCCCTTGGTGGCGCCGCCCGAGAAGACCACGATGCGGCGGCCGTTGAAGGCGCACTGCATGATGTGGCGGACGCGGTCGGCCTGGGTGGCGATCGGGATGTTCTTGGACTCGTAGACCTTCTTGGCCTCCGCCTGCTCCAGATGGGCCGACGGCAGCTTCACCTTGATGATGTGGGCGCCGAGCAGCGCAGCCATGTGGGCGGCGTAGCCGATCACGTCGATGGCCAGTTCGCCCTCCTTGGAGATCGTGCCGCCGCGCGGGTAGGACCACAGAACGGTGGGCAGGCCGACCGACTTGGCCTCCTTCGACAGCTCGCGGATCTCCTCGTACTGGTCGTACATGGCGTCCGAGCCGGGGTAGATCGTGAAGCCGATGGCCGAGCAGCCGAGGCGCAGCGCGTCCTGCACCGAGGCGGTGACCGCCTGGTCGGCGTCCTCCTTCTGGCGCGACAGGCTGTTGGCGCTGTTCATCTTGAGGATCAGCGGGATCGAGCCGGCGAAGGTCGAGGCGCCGGCCTCCAGTGACCCCAACGGGGCCGCGTAGGCGTTGCAGCCGGCGTCGATGGCGAGCTGGTAATGGTAATGCGGGTCGTAGCCCGGCTCGTTCGGCGCAAAGCTGCGCGCCGGGCCGTGCTCGAAGCCCTGGTCGACGGGGAGGATCACCAGCTTGCCGGTGCCGCCCAGCTTGCCTTCCATAAGAATGCGGGCAAGGTTGGCCTTGACGCCCGGGGTGTCGCTTTCGTAGTTCGCAAGAATTTCCTTAACACGACGAGTGAGCTTCATCTGGCTCTTCCCCTTGGGGTTTCTGTCGGAAATGCGGCCCTCATAGCCCAGCGCGGGACTCTTTGCAACGTCGGCAGGGGTGTAACGCGGCCTCCCGCGGCGGCAAAAGGGCCAATCCGAGAGGGCGGGTTCGGGCTTCGCCAAAGGGCGAGGTGAGGGCCGGCGGGCGGCGGCGTTCCGCCCGCCCATTTATGTCACAGCACGGATTGGACGATGA includes the following:
- a CDS encoding OmpA family protein; the encoded protein is MSRSPNAPAGRSVPPRVLSAAAAVALSLAVTACSSPGTAPPPTSTAAPAPANAANAGGLTLENAQPLPIPPRPDIFPPPAPPAPPVFKAPTLMTAPDLPQISVGASPPPPAMPEGAPPVPAANRPAASPPPDRTQTAALPPPTPKAPAAPALPRMEPLTVLFDGTATALPEPAQTRLNAIAERMNANPQLRLQIRSYASGTPETAREARQLSLARALAVRERLGTAGIASTRVDIRAMGMEAAGGAPDRLDVEFLNQ
- a CDS encoding inositol monophosphatase family protein, with the protein product MATRSALINVMVRAAEKAARGLVRDFGEVEHLQVSRKGPADFVSAADMKAEKLLREELQKARPDFGFLMEETGASKGSDPTARWIVDPLDGTTNFLHGIPHWAISIAAEKNGEIVAGVVYEPVHDQMFWAEKGQGAFLNHQRLRVSERRNLADAVIATGIPFKGRGDHAGFLVEAEALMKEVAGIRRFGAASLDLAYVAAGRYDGYWERGLAPWDAAAGQLLVTEAGGFVGEIGGGRNPVFGGTILAANAHFHLPIAKILRGATERKVRSAPAGTAGAADAGQG
- the efp gene encoding elongation factor P, with the translated sequence MKVNANTMRPGHVLEHNGKLWVITKTAIVQPGKGGAFIQLEMKDVRTGNKSIERFRTQETVERARLDEHEMTFLFAEGDSYTFMDKESYEQTAIPGEIIGDQKVFLQDGMEVTVQSFEGAPLGVEIPGKVTLQITEADPVVKGQTASSSYKPAKLENGVSILVPPHIESGTRVVVDTQTGEYVERAKD
- the epmA gene encoding EF-P lysine aminoacylase EpmA — protein: MSPVTPAWAPETFARRRPHLAVRGRVLGAVRRFFEENAFLEVDTPALQVSPGMEPHLQAFATELVGPHPDDRLRLHLHTSPEFAMKKLLVAGLPRIYQIAHVFRNGERSATHAPEFSMLEWYRAGEGYRTLIRDCEDLVREAAVAAGRTRFDFRGMTCDPFKEWRVLTVQDAFREYAGIDLLETFDGSHDPDPAPLAAMARAIGIAPHDGDRWEDIVFRIMFDRIEPHLGAGVPCVLTDYPVCMAALSRPKPEDPRLAERFELYACGLELANAFGELTDARAQRARFEADMDLKERIYGDRFPVDEDFLAALEHGMPECSGIALGFDRLVMLCSGAERIDEVLWLPVAGA
- a CDS encoding MDR family oxidoreductase — translated: MADTFTAFIIEDADGKPKGGFKPLSLTDLPDHDVLVEVAYSTLNYKDGLAVSGKGRIARKLPMVAGIDLAGTVVESRSADWKAGDKVIVNGWGLSETQWGGYSRFQRVKPEWLIRLPDVFSPEEAMGIGTAGYTAALCVDALEDWGTIQPGGKEVLVTGAAGGVGSVAVALLTKAGYPVTASTGRPETHEYLSGLGATGFIDRATLQEKGPPLQKERWAGGVDSVGGITLVNALSQTVWGGAIAACGLAGSADLPGTVLPHILRSVTLIGVDSVAAPAARRERAWARLARDLDKDHLKAMYTVEPMSKLPELAGQILDGRVRGRVVIDVTA
- a CDS encoding OmpP1/FadL family transporter; this encodes MSKGSLKGNLLAAVAVVAIAAPLPAGAAGYLLKEQSASGQGTSFAGATANGMGDATGLFFNPAALGTIEGNQAVGVLSGVFPTSKTSNARGTRATRLGGSTIQGTSDPGDIGMDAVIPSGYLAYTVSPDVKLGLAITAPWGLSTDYPESWTGRYHGIHSSLLTINISPTVSYRLMPDLTIAGGLQFQYAKARLSQAVDFGSILAATGVPIAPGSRDGVGEVKGDDWGVGFTAGMLYEPAKGTRFGVSYRSSVFHELDGDSKFEGVPATPALQASFAGSPVRAKVATPDIISFGAYHELTSSFAVMADAQWTNWSRFKELRIRYRNPLRTDTVTDENWDDSWFFALGAAYKWNEKLTLRFGVAYDQTPVSDQYRTPRIPDEDRYWVSIGAGYQVTDNIRTDIGYSHIFANKAKIDLRDNLTGSDAFRGNLSADYKAHVDVIALQTRITF
- a CDS encoding TSUP family transporter is translated as MDLLSIETLSALFAVGLVAGFVDAIAGGGGLLTLPALLWAGLSPAQALATNKLQSSFGSFSAAVKFTRGGEVKPRDMAVMIGCTFAGSAAGAIIVQMIDPGFLRNVIPVLLIGIAIWLLVSPKAGEIDAQQRIGERGFALLAGMGIGFYDGFFGPGTGTFFAIAFVSLLGFNLRKATAHTKVLNFTSNIAALLFFLAGGQIAWVAGLLMGVGQMIGAQIGAHMVIRNGAAIVRPMLVVASIAITAKLIWTDAQGVIGAGMAMVAGWLG
- the thiE gene encoding thiamine phosphate synthase, whose product is MTETACRLYLVTPPVLEPAAFAPKLTEALDAGDVACVQLRLKDCSDDAVRRACDALRPIAQDRGVAFILNDHPELARETGCDGVHVGQKDTPYAQARRIVGNDAIVGVTCHDSRHLAMEAGEAGADYVAFGAFFPTTTKDAEFKAEPELLRWWSELMEVPCVAIGGITQENCGPLVSAGADFLAVVGAVWNHPDGPGTAVKAFNAAIAAAEG
- a CDS encoding class I fructose-bisphosphate aldolase; this translates as MKLTRRVKEILANYESDTPGVKANLARILMEGKLGGTGKLVILPVDQGFEHGPARSFAPNEPGYDPHYHYQLAIDAGCNAYAAPLGSLEAGASTFAGSIPLILKMNSANSLSRQKEDADQAVTASVQDALRLGCSAIGFTIYPGSDAMYDQYEEIRELSKEAKSVGLPTVLWSYPRGGTISKEGELAIDVIGYAAHMAALLGAHIIKVKLPSAHLEQAEAKKVYESKNIPIATQADRVRHIMQCAFNGRRIVVFSGGATKGEDAVFEDARAIRDGGGNGSIIGRNAFQRPREDALKLLDRIMKIYQGKE